One Methanolinea sp. DNA window includes the following coding sequences:
- a CDS encoding Coenzyme F420 hydrogenase/dehydrogenase, beta subunit C-terminal domain yields MERRSYTGLKERVWDKGTCSGCGACVAVCPADAICFDEPGGAVRPKNIGYCKMENDGVPCGACYDACPRAGGQGSTGLGAYREILSARATFDIPRRQAGGAVTAILATALEQGLIDGVVTVTADRLTLAPRSVVLTSGDAVLATAGSRYSWWVPLVSALKTAVIGMKLRNIAIVGVPCVARAVSLIRESENDLLVPYGSRIRLSVGLFCTEIFDYRVLVEEILGKEHGIRREEIARLDVRGKLEVTKRNGEKLTLPLLELESAIRPGCHSCTDFTAVCADISAGAVGSPPGYTTLVVRTIAGQVFVDEAVAHERIERGPPVETAAIERLAAAKAARNGG; encoded by the coding sequence CACGGGATTGAAGGAAAGGGTGTGGGACAAGGGGACGTGCTCGGGGTGCGGCGCGTGCGTCGCGGTCTGCCCGGCCGACGCGATCTGTTTCGACGAGCCTGGTGGCGCCGTCAGGCCGAAGAACATAGGGTACTGCAAGATGGAGAACGACGGCGTCCCCTGCGGTGCCTGCTACGACGCGTGCCCGAGGGCAGGAGGGCAGGGATCTACGGGTCTCGGGGCGTACAGGGAGATCCTCTCGGCCCGCGCGACCTTCGACATCCCGCGCAGGCAGGCGGGAGGAGCCGTCACCGCGATCCTCGCGACGGCGCTCGAGCAGGGGTTGATTGACGGTGTCGTGACCGTGACGGCGGACAGGCTGACCCTCGCCCCTCGGTCGGTGGTCCTCACGTCGGGGGACGCCGTGCTCGCGACCGCGGGGAGCAGGTACAGCTGGTGGGTCCCCCTCGTCTCCGCGCTCAAGACGGCGGTCATCGGGATGAAGCTCCGGAACATCGCCATCGTGGGTGTCCCCTGCGTCGCGAGGGCGGTATCTCTCATCCGGGAGAGTGAAAACGACCTGCTCGTTCCGTACGGGTCACGGATACGGCTCTCCGTCGGCCTGTTCTGCACGGAGATCTTCGACTACAGGGTCCTCGTCGAGGAGATCCTCGGGAAAGAGCACGGTATCAGGAGGGAGGAGATCGCGCGCCTGGACGTGCGCGGGAAGCTCGAGGTGACGAAGAGGAATGGAGAAAAGCTCACGCTCCCCCTCTTGGAACTCGAGAGCGCGATTCGCCCCGGCTGTCACTCCTGCACGGATTTCACGGCAGTCTGCGCGGACATCTCGGCGGGCGCGGTGGGGAGCCCCCCGGGGTACACGACCCTCGTCGTGAGGACGATCGCGGGACAGGTATTCGTTGACGAGGCGGTTGCCCACGAAAGAATCGAGAGGGGCCCGCCTGTCGAGACGGCTGCGATAGAGAGGCTCGCGGCGGCGAAGGCAGCAAGGAACGGGGGATAA
- a CDS encoding lectin like domain-containing protein has translation MGRQDRKPRGWPGIVGIVALCILAPILVPCCVGDTVGGGLEANWSPPLTAGTSADTLRGVTRGPVELSLKSPKVSWSTVNFSSIPSFPFAGAENASAGAREKASFLSPPKTELEKMEDIRDLVARYRIAPPSRDFREAIDRLKSLQDGGQSSHPEGEEPLGLIPSPIDIVFLASVGTAGVSATVGAGGERDPAAYGVSWAATLPARYDLRSTGKLTPVRAQGQCGACWAFSSLGSLESTELPLQEWDFSENHMKNNHGFDLSPCQGGNYLMAAAYLARWAGPVNEADDPYSESARKKAVNPPVRQHVQEITFMPSRAGPLDNGRLKAAILQNGAVYSSIRWERSYYSPEKCSYYYPGSSIQNHAVVIVGWDDDYHRENFAVTPPGDGAFIVRNSWGAEWGDGGYFYVSYYDTVIGRELVQFFGDDTSNYDRIYSYDPLGWVTALGTGGETLYAANVFTAAGNEELRAVSFYTPVRGTSYQVEVSLDPSNGPRGASSRTVAAGTITCAGYHTVPLDTPVSLAKGEKFSVILKLSTPGYGFPLAVEYPLEGYSGRAVAHAGESYISSDGTTWIDLTKAIPNANACIKAFSVARKTPAVTPLPTPAWTLQPFATPFVPARGDRTPPSVAITSPGPAASFSPGETVHVAWTARDSGGIASVTLEYSLDGGSSWKALCSPAGTQGTCAWKVPDDCHGRVTFRVTAVDTAGNSASASRTVVVRAGNTVALPVHAGGKAVVDFPRKNATAITLPRPAAGISAPGIAPGRIGTRDDTAVDLSGLKDLSLPKNAAGTAATSLKKGNAGIPTGISLAPRAPAVRVR, from the coding sequence ATGGGGAGACAGGATAGGAAACCACGCGGGTGGCCGGGAATCGTGGGCATCGTCGCGCTCTGCATTCTCGCTCCCATTCTCGTCCCGTGCTGCGTGGGGGATACAGTTGGCGGCGGACTCGAGGCAAACTGGTCGCCCCCCCTCACCGCGGGCACAAGCGCCGACACACTCCGCGGTGTGACCCGGGGGCCGGTGGAATTATCCCTGAAATCACCAAAGGTATCCTGGTCCACCGTCAATTTCTCCTCGATCCCATCCTTTCCATTCGCAGGCGCGGAGAATGCGAGCGCCGGCGCGCGGGAGAAGGCATCTTTTCTCTCTCCTCCCAAGACCGAGCTCGAAAAGATGGAGGACATCAGGGATCTCGTCGCGCGGTACAGGATCGCCCCGCCGAGCCGTGACTTCAGGGAGGCGATAGATCGGTTGAAGTCGCTCCAGGATGGAGGACAATCCTCCCATCCCGAGGGCGAGGAGCCGCTCGGGCTGATCCCGTCACCCATCGACATCGTCTTCCTCGCCTCCGTGGGCACGGCGGGTGTTTCTGCCACGGTTGGTGCCGGCGGGGAAAGGGATCCCGCGGCCTACGGGGTTTCGTGGGCGGCGACGCTCCCCGCGAGGTACGACCTCCGGTCGACGGGCAAGCTCACTCCCGTCCGCGCGCAGGGCCAGTGCGGCGCGTGCTGGGCCTTTTCCTCCCTCGGTTCGCTCGAGTCAACGGAACTCCCCCTGCAGGAATGGGATTTCTCGGAGAACCACATGAAGAATAACCACGGGTTCGATCTCTCCCCCTGCCAGGGGGGGAATTACCTCATGGCCGCCGCGTACCTCGCGCGGTGGGCTGGACCCGTGAACGAGGCTGATGACCCCTACTCCGAGTCGGCCAGGAAGAAGGCCGTGAATCCACCCGTCCGGCAGCACGTGCAGGAGATCACGTTCATGCCGTCACGCGCCGGGCCGCTTGACAACGGCCGCCTCAAGGCAGCCATCCTGCAGAATGGCGCGGTGTACTCGTCTATCCGTTGGGAGAGGTCCTACTACTCCCCCGAGAAGTGCTCCTATTACTACCCCGGATCTTCCATCCAGAACCACGCGGTCGTCATCGTCGGCTGGGACGACGATTACCACCGCGAGAACTTCGCGGTCACGCCCCCTGGGGACGGTGCATTCATCGTCCGGAACAGCTGGGGCGCGGAGTGGGGGGACGGAGGGTATTTCTACGTCTCCTACTACGACACCGTGATAGGCAGGGAACTGGTCCAGTTCTTCGGGGATGACACGTCCAACTACGACAGGATCTACAGCTACGACCCGCTCGGTTGGGTGACTGCTCTCGGTACCGGCGGGGAGACGCTCTATGCCGCGAACGTCTTTACCGCCGCGGGGAACGAGGAGCTCCGTGCCGTCAGCTTCTACACCCCCGTGCGGGGAACGTCCTACCAGGTCGAGGTGAGCCTCGACCCCTCGAACGGGCCCCGCGGCGCCTCCTCGCGAACCGTCGCCGCGGGAACCATCACGTGCGCGGGGTACCACACCGTGCCGCTCGACACGCCCGTTTCCCTCGCGAAGGGGGAGAAATTCTCCGTGATCCTGAAGCTCTCGACCCCGGGGTACGGGTTCCCTCTCGCCGTGGAGTACCCGCTGGAAGGGTACTCGGGCAGGGCGGTGGCCCATGCGGGCGAAAGCTACATAAGCTCGGATGGAACGACGTGGATTGACCTCACGAAGGCCATCCCGAACGCAAACGCGTGCATCAAGGCCTTTTCCGTCGCGCGGAAGACCCCGGCGGTGACCCCCTTGCCAACCCCGGCGTGGACGCTGCAGCCGTTCGCAACGCCATTCGTCCCCGCGCGCGGGGACAGGACTCCCCCCTCGGTGGCCATCACGTCCCCCGGGCCGGCCGCGTCGTTCTCGCCGGGCGAGACCGTCCACGTCGCGTGGACCGCGAGGGACAGCGGGGGGATCGCTTCCGTCACCCTCGAGTACTCCCTCGACGGTGGTTCGTCGTGGAAGGCCCTCTGTTCCCCGGCGGGGACGCAGGGGACGTGCGCGTGGAAGGTTCCCGACGACTGCCACGGGAGAGTGACCTTCCGCGTCACGGCGGTGGACACGGCGGGGAACTCTGCCTCGGCCTCGCGCACGGTCGTGGTCAGGGCGGGAAACACGGTGGCTCTCCCCGTGCACGCCGGGGGAAAGGCGGTGGTCGATTTCCCGAGGAAAAATGCGACAGCAATTACTCTTCCGCGTCCCGCCGCCGGCATCTCGGCCCCAGGTATCGCGCCGGGTCGGATAGGAACGCGGGACGACACTGCAGTTGATCTCTCCGGACTAAAGGACCTCTCTCTCCCGAAGAATGCTGCGGGGACCGCGGCAACGTCACTCAAGAAGGGCAATGCCGGAATTCCCACGGGAATTAGCCTTGCCCCGCGCGCCCCCGCGGTGCGCGTCCGTTGA
- a CDS encoding radical SAM protein, producing the protein MGRYRLLARGCAICRKGATMVLFVTGKCHRTCWYCPLSASRKGKDDVYANEKLVRSPAEAIAVARTMDALGTGVTGGEPLLVVGRVAEYCRALKESFGRAHHVHLYTGLVPREEDLRALSGLVDEIRLHPPREEWENIIESPYIDAVARARNLGYSAGFEVPALPEVECLLAALPYLDFLNINELEWGETNAEAMRERGLEPEDSLHNAVAGARSWAVPLFGHPKVHWCSSAYKDSHQLRKRLLRVARNTARPFDLVTRDGTIIYGLIRNPPSFPEVLTRLDREMYEVGEEGIETLWWIVAEHAREIPGEKCIVERYPDRGIVVEVTPVP; encoded by the coding sequence GTGGGGAGGTACCGGCTTCTTGCGAGGGGCTGTGCGATCTGCCGGAAGGGGGCAACGATGGTCCTCTTCGTCACGGGAAAGTGTCACCGCACCTGCTGGTACTGTCCCCTCTCTGCCTCGCGGAAGGGGAAGGATGACGTCTACGCGAACGAGAAACTGGTCCGCTCCCCGGCAGAGGCGATCGCGGTCGCGCGCACGATGGACGCGCTCGGAACCGGCGTGACGGGCGGGGAACCCTTGCTCGTCGTCGGGAGGGTCGCCGAGTACTGCAGGGCACTGAAGGAATCGTTCGGCAGGGCCCACCACGTCCACCTCTACACCGGGCTTGTCCCCCGCGAGGAAGACCTCCGCGCACTCTCTGGGCTCGTCGACGAGATTCGGTTGCACCCCCCGCGGGAAGAGTGGGAGAATATCATCGAAAGCCCCTACATCGATGCGGTCGCGCGGGCGAGGAATCTCGGGTACTCCGCGGGATTCGAGGTGCCGGCCCTCCCCGAGGTGGAGTGCCTTCTCGCTGCCCTCCCGTACCTCGACTTCCTCAATATCAACGAGCTCGAGTGGGGGGAGACGAATGCCGAGGCGATGCGGGAGAGGGGGCTTGAACCCGAGGACAGCCTCCACAATGCGGTTGCGGGTGCGCGCTCGTGGGCTGTCCCCCTCTTCGGCCACCCGAAGGTGCACTGGTGCTCCTCCGCGTACAAGGACTCTCACCAGCTGCGCAAGAGACTCCTCCGCGTCGCGAGGAACACCGCGCGCCCCTTCGACCTCGTCACCCGGGACGGGACCATAATCTACGGTCTCATCAGGAATCCCCCCTCGTTCCCCGAAGTCCTCACACGCCTCGACCGGGAGATGTACGAGGTGGGGGAGGAGGGAATCGAGACCCTCTGGTGGATCGTCGCGGAGCACGCGCGCGAGATCCCCGGCGAGAAGTGCATCGTCGAGAGGTACCCTGACAGGGGCATCGTCGTGGAGGTGACCCCGGTCCCGTGA
- the uppS gene encoding polyprenyl diphosphate synthase, whose product MIEDAVLSVYERVLRMQCRHIPRHIAIIQDGNRRFARTRKIPRSEGHRAGANRTEEVLSWARELGVKHLTLYSFSTENFRRDSQEVEDLFRLFKEKLCRVVEDPRVHCEKIRVRVVGARELLPEDLREAIERAEEATKHYEGYFLNVALAYGGRNEIVRAARRILKGVAEGRYRVSDITPALVESHLHDGQEIPPVDLVIRTGNEYRTSNFLPWLANGHECAVYFCAPYWPRFRKIDFLRAIRTYSQRVDAMERGRAG is encoded by the coding sequence GTGATCGAGGACGCGGTCCTCTCGGTGTACGAGAGGGTGCTCCGGATGCAGTGCCGGCACATCCCCCGGCACATCGCCATCATCCAGGACGGGAACAGGAGGTTCGCGAGGACGAGGAAGATCCCGCGGTCCGAGGGACACCGCGCGGGGGCGAACAGGACGGAGGAGGTCCTCTCGTGGGCGCGCGAACTCGGCGTGAAACACCTCACGCTGTACTCCTTCTCGACGGAGAACTTCAGGCGCGACTCGCAGGAGGTCGAGGACCTCTTCCGGCTCTTCAAGGAGAAGCTCTGCAGGGTGGTCGAGGACCCCCGGGTCCACTGCGAGAAGATCCGCGTCCGCGTGGTGGGGGCAAGGGAACTCCTCCCGGAAGACCTGAGGGAGGCGATAGAGAGGGCCGAAGAGGCGACGAAGCACTACGAGGGTTACTTCCTCAACGTCGCGCTCGCGTACGGGGGGAGGAACGAGATAGTCCGGGCGGCGAGGAGGATCCTCAAGGGGGTCGCCGAGGGGAGGTACAGGGTCTCTGACATCACCCCCGCCCTCGTCGAGTCCCACCTCCACGACGGCCAGGAGATCCCGCCCGTCGACCTCGTGATCCGCACGGGGAACGAGTACCGGACCTCCAACTTCCTGCCGTGGCTCGCGAACGGCCACGAGTGCGCGGTCTACTTCTGCGCACCCTACTGGCCGCGTTTCAGGAAGATAGATTTCCTCCGCGCGATAAGGACCTATTCACAGCGCGTGGACGCAATGGAGAGGGGCCGCGCCGGTTGA
- a CDS encoding undecaprenyl diphosphate synthase family protein: MIRWLYERHLLSGLQILPSRICFMITGQEQREAPGKILEVTRWCIEVSDLLRERQGKGAVTGRDAGIQGVTFHVSTRNPGEILPLLPGIRELSRFARLSLHWEGGTEVAGEGMDVHVAIGKSGREEIAECIRRIAAEGIPSEEVTEQTIEDHLTYPYAPDLVIKTGGSHLTDFLIWQSVYSELFFSDVNWPLFRKTDFLRALRDYQSRVRRFGR; this comes from the coding sequence GTGATACGCTGGCTCTACGAGAGGCACCTCCTCTCCGGCCTCCAGATCCTCCCTTCCCGTATCTGCTTCATGATAACCGGGCAGGAGCAGAGGGAGGCACCGGGAAAGATCCTCGAGGTCACGCGGTGGTGCATCGAGGTCTCGGATCTCCTCCGCGAGCGGCAGGGGAAGGGCGCGGTGACGGGGAGAGACGCGGGCATACAGGGCGTCACGTTCCACGTCAGCACGCGGAATCCGGGGGAGATCCTCCCCCTCCTCCCGGGCATCAGGGAACTCTCGCGGTTCGCCCGGCTCTCGCTCCACTGGGAGGGCGGGACCGAGGTCGCGGGCGAGGGCATGGACGTCCACGTCGCGATAGGGAAGAGCGGGAGGGAGGAGATCGCCGAGTGCATCCGCCGGATTGCAGCCGAGGGAATACCCTCGGAGGAGGTGACCGAACAGACGATCGAGGATCACCTCACCTACCCCTACGCGCCGGACCTCGTCATCAAGACGGGGGGAAGCCACCTCACGGATTTCCTCATATGGCAGTCCGTCTATTCAGAGCTCTTCTTCTCCGACGTGAACTGGCCCCTCTTCCGGAAGACAGACTTCCTCCGGGCTCTCCGGGACTACCAGTCGAGGGTCCGGAGGTTCGGGAGGTAA
- the polX gene encoding DNA polymerase/3'-5' exonuclease PolX has translation MEGPNRVVYERLNLMAEILEILGDNPFKVRAYRRAAESVARLAVPVDTLSAGELEAVPGIGAAIAKKIREIVETGTFHELETVRTQIPPSVLEMLSLEGVGPKTVSTLWKKMNILSIDELERAARGHRIRALKGFGPKKEEAILRAIAHRKAPQGRMTLLEAERIVGNIRVAFPEGRFVVAGSFRRRKSTIGDIDIVTTENPSAVNPRVREIAGEVLDEGTKKTSFRYGQTRVDVRFVSPGQCGAMLLYLTGSKNFNIKLREFALSKGLKLNEYGIEDVQRGELHAFAREGDVFSFLGMDFIVPELREDWGEVEAALSHTLPNLVEEREVRGDLHVHSSWSDGHMDIRDLAEFGARRGYEFIACTDHSSTLGIAHGLDEQAIAKQAHEIEVVNRSSPCRVLHGIEVDILADGKPGLPARVLSDLDIVVGSVHSGFSQDQDVLTRRVVSAIENEHIDIIGHPTGRIIGEREPYGVDMHRVIEAAAEHGKALECNASPFRMDIDDIYIREAVKSGVKVAVGTDAHAPGDLDWIRYGVGLCRRGWATPADVLNTMDARSILEWAS, from the coding sequence ATGGAGGGTCCCAACAGGGTCGTCTACGAGAGGCTCAACCTCATGGCCGAGATCCTCGAGATCCTCGGGGACAACCCCTTCAAGGTGCGGGCCTACAGGCGGGCAGCCGAGAGCGTCGCCCGCCTCGCGGTGCCCGTGGACACGCTCTCCGCCGGCGAACTGGAAGCCGTGCCCGGTATCGGCGCAGCCATCGCAAAGAAGATCAGGGAGATCGTCGAGACCGGGACATTCCACGAGCTCGAGACCGTGAGGACGCAGATACCCCCCTCCGTCCTCGAGATGCTCTCCCTCGAGGGCGTCGGCCCGAAGACCGTGAGCACTCTCTGGAAAAAGATGAACATCCTCTCGATCGACGAGCTCGAGCGCGCGGCGAGGGGTCACCGCATAAGGGCACTCAAGGGTTTCGGGCCGAAGAAAGAGGAGGCAATCCTCCGGGCAATCGCGCACCGGAAGGCACCGCAGGGGCGGATGACACTCCTCGAGGCGGAACGTATCGTCGGGAACATCAGGGTGGCATTCCCGGAAGGAAGGTTCGTCGTCGCGGGGAGTTTCCGGAGGAGGAAGAGCACTATCGGCGACATCGACATCGTCACGACCGAGAACCCGTCTGCCGTGAACCCGCGGGTGAGGGAGATCGCGGGCGAGGTCCTCGACGAGGGAACGAAGAAGACCTCGTTCCGCTACGGGCAGACGCGCGTGGACGTGAGGTTCGTCTCCCCGGGACAGTGCGGGGCAATGCTCCTCTACCTCACCGGCTCGAAGAACTTCAACATTAAACTGCGGGAGTTTGCCCTCTCTAAGGGGCTCAAGCTGAACGAGTACGGCATCGAGGACGTGCAGAGGGGCGAACTCCACGCCTTCGCGAGGGAAGGAGACGTGTTCTCCTTCCTCGGGATGGATTTCATCGTCCCCGAGCTCCGCGAGGACTGGGGGGAAGTGGAAGCGGCCCTCTCGCATACCCTCCCGAATCTCGTCGAGGAACGGGAGGTAAGGGGCGATCTCCACGTCCACTCCTCTTGGAGCGACGGCCACATGGATATCAGGGATCTCGCGGAATTCGGGGCACGCAGGGGTTACGAGTTCATCGCGTGCACGGACCATTCCTCCACGCTCGGGATCGCCCACGGCCTCGACGAGCAGGCGATCGCAAAGCAGGCCCACGAGATCGAGGTCGTGAACCGGTCATCCCCGTGCAGGGTCCTCCACGGGATCGAGGTGGACATCCTCGCCGACGGGAAGCCTGGCCTGCCCGCGCGGGTCCTCTCCGACCTCGATATCGTGGTAGGGTCCGTCCACTCGGGCTTCTCGCAGGACCAAGACGTGCTGACCCGCAGGGTGGTCTCGGCCATAGAGAACGAGCACATCGACATCATCGGTCATCCCACGGGGCGGATCATCGGAGAGAGGGAGCCCTACGGGGTAGACATGCACAGGGTGATCGAGGCCGCCGCGGAGCACGGGAAAGCCCTCGAGTGCAATGCCTCGCCGTTCAGGATGGACATCGATGACATCTACATCAGGGAGGCAGTCAAATCGGGGGTGAAGGTCGCTGTCGGGACCGACGCCCACGCTCCCGGGGACCTCGACTGGATCCGCTATGGCGTGGGCCTGTGCAGGCGGGGATGGGCGACTCCCGCGGACGTGCTGAATACCATGGACGCGCGTTCCATACTGGAGTGGGCTTCGTGA
- a CDS encoding chemotaxis protein CheW produces MTARESGEMQERAAGTAGKKAPSGGGGSGTLQVVEFLLGKEHFAIDLFDVKEVVEYTTITKLPNTPSYVKGIIDLRGEITTIIDLKQRLHITEESGQPEENCRIIVLDEKNTKSKIGIMVDDVLSVSTFDMKDVDTKSASEIGEDTAILGIIKKSVKEKDKDREVNELIIWIDIKQLLKDIDQHI; encoded by the coding sequence ATGACAGCGAGAGAGAGCGGGGAAATGCAGGAGAGGGCGGCGGGAACCGCGGGGAAGAAAGCCCCCTCCGGCGGAGGGGGCTCCGGCACCCTCCAGGTCGTCGAGTTCCTCCTCGGGAAGGAACACTTCGCGATAGACCTCTTCGACGTGAAAGAGGTCGTCGAGTACACGACGATCACGAAGCTCCCCAACACCCCCTCCTACGTGAAGGGGATCATCGACCTCCGCGGGGAGATCACGACGATCATCGACCTCAAGCAGAGGCTGCACATCACGGAAGAGTCGGGCCAGCCGGAGGAGAACTGCCGGATCATCGTGCTCGACGAGAAGAACACGAAGTCGAAGATAGGGATCATGGTCGACGATGTCCTCTCGGTCTCCACGTTCGACATGAAGGACGTCGACACGAAGTCCGCGTCCGAGATCGGCGAGGACACGGCGATCCTCGGCATCATCAAGAAATCCGTGAAGGAGAAGGACAAGGACAGGGAGGTCAACGAGCTGATCATCTGGATCGACATCAAGCAGCTCCTGAAGGACATCGACCAGCACATCTGA